TTTACCTAACGCTTTTAAAAATATTATTACTGGTTAGAAGCCAACTGTAGATTTCTACCGAATATACTTAAACAACCGGTTGTCTCCGAAGTTCATTTTGATCCGTGTATAGTCGTGGTATGTTGCCTAGTTCACTTGAATGTGTTTCGTTTTTTAGTAGCCATGTTTTGAAACATCAGATGGATAGCTAACCCCCCAGGTACAATACAGCTGATGGCTCTGGAGCACCTCTTTAGTTCTCCGATGAAAGCGTGGCTGTTCTAGAAGCTCGCGGAGTCATCCCATTCTTTTGCTGTCGCAGATAATGAGTTGAAATAGTTGTCTTTTGTGGTCATGCTGCATTTGTTTCTGTTCATTACATTGGTTATATTCTATGGTTAACATGTTTGTTCTATAGTCATTAATTTGGCTAACAGTTTTGAAGTTAGTTGACATTGCAAAAACGACTTGTTTCCAATCGGTTTTGAATTGTCATCAAATGGTCAGCATTAAATACTTAAAACGTTAGATAAAGCATGGCAAATTGACTTTTACCCACAGAATCCAAGGTTAACTCTAACCCAAAGTTTATGGCCCATGTAGAGTTTTTTTTGGTAATTTGATTGTATGAAAATTCTTGATATTATACACTAGATattatactaatcataaactcTTGTCTCCTAGTTTATTTGAATCAACTTTGAAGATGGCTAACAAGGCGGAATCAGTGAGCAGCAGTGAAAGCGTTCTGAGCTGGGAGCAGGTGAGCCGCCTGAATGAGGTCCTGACGGAGGCGGTGCCTGTCCACGGTCGGGGGAACTTCCCCACTCTTGAGGTGCGGCTGAAGGACATTGTGCAGATGGTGCGCACACGTCTGGAGCTGAGGGGGATTAAAGTGAAAGATGTCCGCCTAAACGGATCCACGGCCAGCCACGTGCTGGTCCAGGACATTGGCTGGAGCTACAAGGACCTGGATGTCATCTTCAGAGTGGACCTGCCCCGGGAAGCAGAGTTCCAGCTCATCAAAGATGTGGTGCTTGGAACTCTCCTGGACTTCCTCCCTGACGGGGTGAACAAGGAGAAGATCACCCCCATGACCCTCAAAGAGGCTTACGTTCAGAAACTGGTTAAAGTCTACACAGAGCAAGACCGCTGGAGTCTCATCTCGCTGTCCAACAACAACGGCCGCAATGTGGAGCTGAAGTTTGTGGACTCCATCCGCCGGCAGTTTGAGTTCAGCGTGGACTCCTTCCAGATCGTGCTGGACTCCCTGCTTTCCTTCTACGACTTGTCCAAGACCCCCATGTCTCTGCACTTCCACCCCTCTGTGAAGGGGGAGAGCATGTACGGGGACTTCAGCATGTCACTGGACCACCTCAGGAACAAGCTGATCGCCACCAAGCGGCCAGAGGAGATCCGTGGCGGTGGGCTGCTGAAGTACTGCAACCTGCTGGTGCGTGACTTCAGGCCCACCTCGGAGGAGGAGTTCAAGGGCCTGGAGCGCTACATGTGCTCGCGCTTCTTCATCGACTTCCCCGACATTGGCGAGCAGCAGCGCAAGCTGGAAGGCTACCTGCAGAGCCACTTTGtcggggaggagaagagcaagTATGACTACCTCATGATCCTGCGCCGCGTGGTCAACGAGAGCACGGTGTGCCTCATGGGCCACGAGAGACGCCAGACCCTCAACCTAATCTCGCTGACTGCTTTCCGGGTGTTGGCGGAGCAGAACGCCATCCCGGACGCCTCCAGTGTGACCTGCTATTACCAGCCAGCGCCCTATGTCCGAGACCACAACTTTAGCAACTACTACGTGGCCTCGTGTAACCAGAACATTCCAACATGGCTGCCATGTAACTGAGACACAGAGATGAGGACTGCTTTGTGAGGAAAAATATGCCAAAAAAAGAATTGGCCCATAGCTGATGTTTCCCTCTAGGCATAAAGGATATATTTAAATggacatgttttgttttttggacTCCCTTTTCCTTTCTCATTCCTTGTCTGCAGAGATGTCATAAACATCAGATATAAAGTGATATTTTTTAAGTGTTTGGACGGATTATAGTTTTTGGACTTGTCCGGATAGTATAGTTTTGTTTCCCCATGTGACCATGTCCCAGTTCCTAATGAATGTCCTAATTCAAGACTGAGTTGTCCTTGGTGCCTTAACCCCAGGTGTCCCCCAGTTTGTCAACTTAGTAGATGGTTCATCTCTAAAGAAGGGGAAGTCACCATTGCATTGAAGGTCCTGTGTTTTGAAAAAATGTGGACAAGAAAATCAGAAAATATTGTTAAGGAAAAAAAAAGCATAAAAGAcaaattaagtaaaaagtatataagataaattgaaaaaaaaatggcacaggtgtttaaaaaaataataattataatatgaAGATGGTCAGTTAATCGTGGAGTGGTACAGATTGCCCGTTTAGTGTGTTGCAGCCTCCtaggtgagggaggaagaggagttgcTAATTTGTTTTAAAGTGTAAAGAGAGTAAAACAAATCCTTTTGGGACAAATATACCCTCTCAGTGTTCTCCATCTACCCCTGTGGTGCCTATGGTGTGGAGACTACTGGGagactgtattttattttctacTGTGAATGTTAAGCTCCAGGACCTCCCTTAAATGAGTTGAAATGGGATTAGaatatacatttacagtgtGGGGGGCTAgtagagctactgtgtctggagACCTTTTGTCCTTTTAAACCTCACACCTTATCCTTCAGCATGGTGAAAACTGCATGCCTATTGAGAGGGCCGCAGCTGGCTGGGTCTGTCCCTTCCCTTAGAAGGAGCTGCACATGGCTGGCCACGGCCGCCCAGCGCAGGCTTGGCACCAACAGATGGCTACGCCAGCAGTCTATAATTACACGAGGGGAGGTTGTGGGGTGGGAGTGGTTGTGAGTGCTGACAGTGTGTGACTGCTACCTTACATGTGCTACCTTACATGTGCTGACTCACTGTGCCTTGGGTAGCTGGGGCAGGTGGGAGTCCTCTCTGGTCACAGGAGGACAAGGCCTGGCACATTCACAGAAATGTATTACTGTCTCCCGGTTGGAATTCCTCTCCCATTTTGGACTGCTTTTGATTTATGTGTCGgaacccccactcccctcctttAATATTTGGTATTCCAACCATACATTTTCTTAACTACCAGGATTGTTCTCAGCCAAATCCTCGactgtttatttttttaacgATTTCAAAGGCTTCTGCTTGGAGCTCCCCTGGTTTTCGATTCCACTCTATTTTTGTAAGGCCCCTGCCTCTCCAGAAACAGGCACAGGTTGTGCAAGTGTGCGCAGCCAGATAAGAGCAGTGTGACCAGTTATCAGTGCAGGAAGGGTCAGCGTGGGCCTCCCAGGTGGCAGAGAAGTCCCCGGTCAGGGCTTCCTATACTGGGAAGGGGGACGACGACGTGACGTGGACACTGCAAACTGGGGTAGATGGCACATTCACTGTGGACCAAGTTTGAATCAACAACAAAGTGCCTTGTCTTACTCCAGATCCAGTTGATCCAGTTGGTTGAGAATGTATAGTAGCTGTGGAGGGAGCAAGTTCTCAGGGAGATGTGTTCAAGGGCTGTTTCTACACTTGTAGGGCTTGGATGAATTGGTGACCCCTTTTGTACTCGCCTTTTTGGTATTTTGTACTGCTTGGTGTATTTTGGCAGAAGGTGTCCATCTCCCCATTGACACCATTTTTAATTTGTaacagaagggggggggtcgCCCAGCTCTCCTGACGATGAGCTAGGTCTAATGTGCACTTATTAGAAACACTCTGGGGCACAGCTGCCACATCACCTGATGGTTACCTGCTGCAGTGATGCCTTAATGTGTTGAAAGCCGTGTGGTCTCTGTTAGAATATACATGCCGTTTATGAATGGTGGAGACCAGTATCTAGTGAATGGTGAAGACTATTATttagtcaggtgtgtgtggtcccttggcTGTGATGTAACTTCCTCGTGGGTGGTCTGTATGTCTCATGAGGTGTTTGTGGGGATACTTTAGATCTTTTTCTTTCGTTGGTCTCATTGCTTTGAGATATTTACTGGCATTGtaatccctccctcttcatttTTCATTGTTGTGCTCTGTGTATAAATGCAGTGTATATGGCACCTGTAGATGTCTTCTCTTACAAGGGAGTAGAGTGAATGGTTTTCGGTTGGGGTATACTTGTGTAAAGTGTTTTAGCTCTTGGGGAAGTAGCCTCATCAAAGCTGTGCATCACTGTTTTTTGCATAAGAGTTGTGGAGTTTACAGCCAACAGTGTTGacctgtttgtgtgcgtgtgtgaggataCCAGTGAATGTGAGTTCAAAACCCAAAAAGAGAAATGAATATCGCACTATATACTTTTTTGAGAAGCTGATGCTTCTATGTCAGCATATAAATGAATGACTGGTGATCGTCAGTTGTAACATTTCATTTTTCACCACTCTTACCTCACCTTGAGTTTTCCTTGTGGAGGGGATTGTACATCAGAAATGTTTGAGGGGAAATAAATAAAGTATTGAACCCCACATCATTTGTTTAAGTGATCATTTTGTATTTGTACAATCTCTTAGCACACCTTCACACATGTCATTATGTATTTTATGACTCGTCATTCTCGATCTTAAAACCACAACATGCACCTCCAGAATCGGTTTATCTGTATGCATGTGGCTTGGTATACTCAAGTCTGAACTTTACCCATTATGCTTCCTGCTTTTGCCATCTCTTCCAGTTGTCAAGCAAGCAAACAGATCACAGTATTGGCTCCTGTTCACTTGTTAGTCGAGGTGACCCTGTTCCATGGGCATATTTACCCCAGCCTATTGAGTAGAAATTACCCTTAGTTATTTCAGTTCTCTAATGTGCAGCAATATGTTTAATTCCCTCCACAAAATGACCTGACTGACCAGATTGGCAGAAGGAGCAAAATATATCAAATATTTTCATGCTTAAAATGAAATTGCTAACCTCTTGTCTTCAGTCTTTAACCGAATGCTGTTCACACGTCATTCGCTatgtcagtttccacactgaTGGGAATCCACCACCCTGAGTCACCGTTTGCCATTAATAAAGGTGACTCATGCTACTGTGTTAACTGATTGCTCAGCCCTCATGGTTTTTGTAGCGTGGATTAACTTTCCCATTCCTTTTTAAATGTCTTTCTAGGGATTAATTAAATCAGAtgaacacatgcgcacacatggACAGCAGGCATAGGACTGCTGTGTGGGCTGATCATTTTTACTTTTTTAGGTGACATCAAACTATAAAAGCAGGATTCTGTGTGTCTCAGACTGAATTATCTGAAGAAACGGGCATTGTATGAAGTTAAAAACTCCTCAGACCCTGACCAGACATAGAACCCAACACTCAGCCCCTGTCATGGAACCCAACATTCAGTCCCGGAACCCAACATTCAGTCCCAGAACCCAACACCCAGCTCTTCATTCCTGAGCTGAGCTGCATGTATTAAACTGGCTTTACTGTCCAAGGCTTGAGAACTGAAGCAGCTTGAGCAAACTGTCCCTTCTTCAACCTGCGCAAACACTAACCACATCCCCTTCTAGGAAGCTTGGAGGAAGGTGTCATTTAGATAGAAGCAGGTGATGGGTGGGGTAGAGGGGAGGGTATCCTTAaccccttaaccccccccccctccctccgagcCAGATGGTCGTGTGGCTgaaacagagatagagaaacagagacttGTGCCATTGGCTGGCTCCTGACACCGTCATTTCTCTGAATTGTGGCTATCTCCGCCCCACCTGGTGTTTTTACCTTACTACCATCTCCCTGTCCTGCCTCTACGACCGTCCCTGTGTTGTGTCCAGCTGCCACTACCTGTTACAAGTGTCTCATGTGCCAGAATGTCTAATGCTGCAAatatgcacgtacacacactgtacaggaCAGCATATTTCTGtcttcaactgtgtgtgtgtgtgtgtgtgttggagtgtgtgtgtgtggcgcatGCATGTCTCAtactcctcctccagcatgtGACCACAACCACATGCTGTTCCTGTAACATGCTGTTCCTATTAGCAATGCACATTAGCACTGCCCAGAtaggagtcccccccccccccaactctgaTAAAACATCTGATCCCTTTCCAGTCAGACAAGAAATGTGTTACACTCTGCCCCAGAATAACATTGTTTCTCTCCTATCACCGCAAGACCACGGAGCTCCGGAGATAACACAGACTGTCACAGGAAACAATTTATTATACAGCATATTCTACTAAAACCTGACTCCTGGCACTCAGGTCAGTTCTTCATGCTGCATCATATTTAATAGAAACCTAATGTTCTGAAGGGGTTTCCTATTCGCTCATTTACTCAGACTTttacagagagaacgagagtaGACTGACAAATATTTAGTAGTCATTTtacttcttgttgtgttgacagAGACAAAGCTACAGAGATACCAGGGGTATGATTGCTGGTAGTTCTATGTGGGTTGATCCGTAGAGCTGCTTTGTTAATGTAAAAGCGTTGCCCCATGACCTGTAAAAACAACACTAAGATGCTGGAAGGCTTACCTCCATGACAGGTAGTCTCCAGGCCATTGAACTGTTTGCTAGTGTCTACCTGGGAGAGCTGGTCGTCAAGCTGCTCTCTTAGTCACCCTGTGACTAACGCAGAGAAAACGGTAAAAGTGATTTATTATCATAGAGCTTAGTTTGAGTATCCTGCATCAGGCTCCTGTGTAGACAAGGTGTTCTTCTCCAGCCATCAAAAcaaccacagcagagcagagagccaGGTGCGTGTCCACAGCAGGCCAGCTAATCCCCTGGCCGTCACAGAGGAAAGTCCGTAAATGATAGATTTACTCCTATGCCCTTCTCTCTCAAAGAGAACATCCTGACATCCACCTCTATTACTTTATCTTTCATAAATAAAGATCCTCTttgatgaatgaatgtcaaaaaaagTCGTGTGCGTAGGGTGGTGAGGCTAGGTGGGAAGAAAGGGGGTAGGACAGTGCTGTaggtgacaggagagggggcaggagagtttTATCAACAACACAACTTCACATCTTCAGTTTCACAACTTTTCTGTGGGACATGAGGGAGGGGTAAAAAGTTATTGTGTGTGAAACACCTGCTGTTTTTGTGTGAAAAGGACAGAAGTGTGTATTAAACCTTCCGTCAACTAGGCAATTATTCATCACATTGACTTTAGAGAAAGATGGTCCATTACAGGCCAGCAAATGACATAAAGGTTAACAATTACAACAGTTTTATACACATGGAAACACAACACAGTTCCCAAATTACAATTTCAAAAACTCAATTTCTTTGTATCAGGGATTGCATTATACTCATAACACAAAAAGCGTAGAAGTTAAGGGTAAATGGTGAAATGTTACAATTGTCTGGATATCAGATGAAGGTGTATAAAATAAGAAGTGAATGCAATCACATGCACCAAATGCACCAAACACACTAACATAGACCACAGCTCAGAATGGTAGAATAGTTTATTTAGTACAAGTGTTGTAAAATCCATCCTAAAATTATGTTTGATGTGGGAATGTGTATGTGATAACTGCATTTCGGTGCAATAAGTAAATCAGACTAACTCCAGCTGAGATACATGCCGCTAAATAACAGCTGTAACCTGACTGCATTCACTACCATGGTCCTGCTCACACAGGAGTCCCAGATGTAACGTTGCAGTTCTGTTAATAAACAGTAGAGAAGGATCACAGAAGTGGTCTGCATCCATATTAACAATCATCAGTTCATTTGGTTTTCACTACAGGAATACCTGCCTTGAAATTATTGAGACCAAACTTCTGCTACTTAGGCAACACGCGTCTCAAAAAAGGCAATATGAAAAAAGGAAGAATcaaagaaaatatatttcaaaTGGTACAGTCATAAGACACTAACAGGAAGGAAAATTACTTTAAAATGACAGCATTAAATTCAACTTCAATTCCTCTACCTCTAATCTCATCCCAGTTTAATTAGACAAGCAGAAATTTAATTTGAGTTGAAGTCAATCAGAAAATACACACTGAACATTGAAATTTGGCTTacttgaagaaaagaaaaaagcatCTCAGCAAAGTGAGATTGGGTACAATGCAGGTAAACCATAAATTAACTTTTCAATGTGAGGTGTTGCACACTGACTCTTTGTTAAGTACTGTCAACAATGATTAAACAGATGTAAAGTAATTAGTATGTTGAAACAAAAAGGTAAAAACTAAAAAAACCTTCAGAATATATTATATACTTTTCAGATAAAACTGTGAATGTAGTTCTACTAAATGCCTCCATTGCAATAGTGCAAACCACTGTGACACTTCTAATATTTCAGTGTGTTTAACACTCACATCATGAGGAAGTTCAGACATccttcaacacattttaaatgtttccaAGATGAACAATAACTGCAAATGCTTGTgaaacaatgaaacaaaactgaAGTTGTAGTGAAGTTTCAACATGTAAAACCATGACATTAGTTGTCTGACACTGAATATTTACACCTgtacatgccacacacacaaatacagtttgCCATTTGAAGGAGGAGCCGTCTGTCATCTCACTATGTTCACGCTGGTTTACAGGAGAACATCGTAGATGAATGAGTCTTGACTGTCACAGGGTGCATGTGTCCTGCATGTCCGTCAGTGTCCAGACACCCTGGCTCCATCAGGCCCGAGGCCCAACCCAGCAGGCCAGTTCTTGAACTTTCCCCTTTGCGAGAGCACTGAATGGTTGGTGGTTacagggtggaggagtgtgAGGACTGGGAAGGCCTCTGGATCTAAATAGGAGGCACACGCGGTATGTGGTCAGCAGCATCTGTACATTCAGATTGATAGGTAATGTTTGCATTCAGATTGATTGGTAATGTCTGCAGATTTATAGGTTATGTCTATATTATGTGGTGTTGAGGACATGCATCTACCAAGAACCCGGTCCTGACATGAGCACCTAACCAAGCACAAACTTCCAGTACATCACAATACTGCTTGAGCCCCATTGAACCCACCCAGACCTATGACCAACAGACACTCCATCTTTAGGCTGGTTTACCTGCTACTCAGCATAAGCTTCATCAGTCTAGTGAATCCAGATGTATTAGCCCAACTCTACAAACCTACCTGTCATCTGAAGTTGTGGGGAAGTGATTGTGGCATTACCCCTCGACTGTCAATTCTCAGTGCAAGTGAGATATTTAATTAACAGGCTATTGTTGTTTTGCTCTCATTGATTCTGCATTGTAACTCGTTTTACCCTGGTCTGAATCACTGATAACACAAAGACTACCGGAGTTGGCTGCAGGCCTGCCTATGTTGCAGGTTTAAAACTAGACATCGTTCTGCTTGTTGTCTGTAGACAACCATGTTCTGAAAAAACAAACCTTTGCCCTGAACACACTCCAAACCAGTCAAAACTGACCAGTAAACAGCAACTTACACAAACTCCTGCCAGCAGCTAGACCCTGGAGATTGACACTCCAGCAAAGTACACAGGCGTGCCCTTGCCTTCCTCTCACCTCAGGTCTTTTGTCTCTCAGCCAGCCGAAGGTAACAGCTCGACTTTCTACTTGTCTGAGGTAAACCTAAGTTATTGTTGCAGCTCTCACCCTGGAGTCGTATTCCAGTACGAAGGGCGGGATGTCGATCTGCTCGGGCAGGATGCAGGTGAACAGATGCTGCAGGGTGTCTACGTGATGCACCTTCTCCTTCATCCCGGACACGCTGAATGTGGTGAAGAACCAGGTGGACACCTGAAACAGACACATGGTCACGGTTCGTCAGGGTTCAGAGTTACAGACTGAGGTGAACCGCTTGGGGCTGAACTATTTCCATACGTTGTAAAACACTAGTGAAACGTCTAGAGCTAAGAGGTTACCTTGGAGCGGAATGTAGGGTGCACAAAGTAGAAAGCCTTTAGGTTCTTCTTGAACCTGTGTGTCAAACAAACAAGGAACATCAAAGATGGCACCAACAGCTAGAATTACACGTAAATATTGTAAACAATCTGTATCCCAGCACTTTTTCGTCTTAGTTGAGTCTGGATGCAGAAGAGTTATCATTATCATCAGTTATCATTAGTtataccaggtacacacacacacacacatataggacAACCACTCCTCCACCATGTTTCACACGGTTCACCAATATAGGATTTCACTGCACATACGGTTGTAGCCTTATGTTTTCCAAATCACCTAATGCATAGTGCATTTTGCATCCTCTAATACCCCTTCATCAGAGAAGAACACGCCACCCACGTTGTGAGTAAGTTGTGTTGCCAACAGCTCAACATAGCGAGGACTAGACAGAGCTGAACATATGGGTGCAGGTCTGGGCTATGCTGCCCCTAGAGCATAACCAGAGAACTGCTCCCATAAACATTAAAACGGTTGGGTTTCCTGGGCATAGAAAGCGAGTCCAGGACATTCTCCGGAAAAGGTGACATAGCCATTCaatgttattaatgaatctatttcTAATTTGATACTTGAAAAACAGAAACCAAAGTTGGTGTTGCCTTTCATCAATGGGGTTTTCCAGTGAAACAGGAAAGCTGGTTATCTGATCTAGAAACTGACATTCAAAGAAATCTTGTTTCTCATGATTTGTCCAAACATTCCAGTCAGAGATGGACAATATGAGATGTGACCTGGATGTGTTCTCATTGTCTAGTGTAGTCTATGGATGGGCCAGTGACTAGTGGAGAGATGACTGGTTTTCATTTTGAGTTTGTTGTTCTGTGAAAAAGCAGTGAGAAAGCGGTGAAAATAGTGACTGCTTGTTGACCTCATCCTCTTTGAGCAGATAAGACAGATAAGAAGACATGATGAGGGTAATATAACTGCTAGCACCGCAAAATGTACCCTTCAGTCTATTATATATTCATGTTAGAACTTCAGTAACTTTTTAGCAAAAACTTTATAAGGTTCAGTACCAAAAGACATTAAAGGCAGATTTTTGCTTTAGTCGATGTTATGTTAAATTATTTAATGGAAAACATATGCTTAACTACACAGCAAGAACACGCTGAACTCTTACTGTCCAGAGTTGCCTGGGACAACACAATTGTTCCAAACATTAGCATGTGTAACAATGTGTCACCACTAATACCCTCCCCTTGAGAACCCTCTCCAAGTTTAGGTCCTGTTCCAAAAGTCAGATCCAGGTTTCCAAAGCAAAAGCTAGATCATTTCACTAGCCTGAAAGGGATGTGATGTGACCCTGGCCATACAGCACCATTTGTTTGGATGAGATTAAACCTATCCAGGGACCAGAGCTGGCCAAGAATATCTAAAATGCTGGCCAACTGCTGTTTGTTTTCACAGAGCAAAATGCATCTGATTTGAGAGAGGACTGATGGTGGTCTCATTTTATGCTACCATCCCAATTACCACATCTGGATGGATTCTGGGtgtagcttagtggttagagcattagaCTGCAGTCCAAGAGGATGAGGTTTCATATCCCCCTGCACTAatttgtcgctttggatgaaagtgtttgCTACTGTAAgtgaatatattattattattctctaCACTTTCAGCACTTCAAACATCCTTTGCGAACCACAGCCCTTCACAATGTGAAgcttagtacacacacacacacacgataatgACCTACTTCCCTGTTTGGGAACCGCAAAGTAAATAC
The DNA window shown above is from Osmerus eperlanus chromosome 3, fOsmEpe2.1, whole genome shotgun sequence and carries:
- the tent5c gene encoding terminal nucleotidyltransferase 5C, with product MANKAESVSSSESVLSWEQVSRLNEVLTEAVPVHGRGNFPTLEVRLKDIVQMVRTRLELRGIKVKDVRLNGSTASHVLVQDIGWSYKDLDVIFRVDLPREAEFQLIKDVVLGTLLDFLPDGVNKEKITPMTLKEAYVQKLVKVYTEQDRWSLISLSNNNGRNVELKFVDSIRRQFEFSVDSFQIVLDSLLSFYDLSKTPMSLHFHPSVKGESMYGDFSMSLDHLRNKLIATKRPEEIRGGGLLKYCNLLVRDFRPTSEEEFKGLERYMCSRFFIDFPDIGEQQRKLEGYLQSHFVGEEKSKYDYLMILRRVVNESTVCLMGHERRQTLNLISLTAFRVLAEQNAIPDASSVTCYYQPAPYVRDHNFSNYYVASCNQNIPTWLPCN